One part of the Candidatus Borreliella tachyglossi genome encodes these proteins:
- the uvrB gene encoding excinuclease ABC subunit UvrB: MKFCLKSDYSPAGDQPKAIREVKESILLDNKYQTLKGVTGSGKTFTVANVIRDLNRPSLVISHNKTLAAQLYREFKDFFPDNAVEYFVSYYDYYQPESYLPSRDLYIEKEATINEEIEIKRIKAVTSLSRRRDVIVVATVSSIYALGSPEFFKSSAHAFFVGQKISIKEIADIFVKLQYERTLMNLEHNKFTIRGDIIEVWPSNEHGEFAYRIYLDFDEIVKINRISPLTKKILSTTDDFTLFAKSYFVIPYENILEALPKIYVDLKNQYHYFKENGKFVEAERLKQKVEYDIEMLRETGTCQGIENYTKYFSENEIERPNCLFDFFPKDYLLFIDESHVTLPQLRGMYSGDYSRKLNLVNFGFRLPSALENRPLKYHEFESLINQTVFISATPGLEERKKSSVIVEQIIRPTGLVDPEIILRDSDGQMEDLYNEIQKRVALNEKVLITVLTKKMAEDLTEYLLGLDVKARYLHAELNTIERVDVITSLRKSEIDVIVGINLLREGLDIPEVSLVAILDADKIGFLRSTTSLVQMIGRAARNSNGCVIMYYNLISFSMHDAIDETNRRRNIQIDYNEKNNITPRTIIKKVQNILEKELRNKTVNYDVERIISDEKLPKKNLINRLKFKLEEAVSDERFEDAIFLRDKIKELVKGRNL, translated from the coding sequence ATGAAATTTTGCTTAAAGTCTGACTATTCTCCTGCTGGTGATCAACCAAAAGCAATAAGGGAGGTTAAGGAATCTATTTTACTTGATAATAAGTATCAGACTTTAAAGGGTGTGACAGGCAGTGGCAAAACTTTTACAGTAGCTAATGTTATTCGAGATTTAAATCGACCTTCGCTTGTGATTAGTCATAATAAAACTTTGGCGGCACAGCTTTATAGGGAATTTAAGGATTTTTTTCCAGATAATGCAGTTGAATATTTTGTTTCTTATTATGATTATTATCAGCCTGAGTCTTATCTTCCCTCAAGAGATTTGTATATAGAAAAGGAAGCCACTATTAATGAAGAGATTGAGATAAAGAGAATAAAAGCGGTAACATCTCTTTCTAGAAGACGAGATGTTATAGTTGTTGCTACAGTATCTTCAATTTATGCACTAGGCTCTCCAGAATTTTTCAAGAGCTCAGCTCATGCTTTTTTTGTAGGGCAAAAGATTTCTATTAAAGAGATAGCAGATATTTTTGTAAAGCTTCAATATGAAAGAACACTTATGAATCTTGAACATAATAAATTTACCATTAGAGGTGATATTATTGAGGTATGGCCTAGCAATGAGCATGGAGAATTTGCTTATAGAATTTATTTGGATTTTGATGAAATTGTTAAGATAAATAGAATTAGTCCGCTCACAAAAAAGATCTTGAGCACTACCGATGATTTTACTCTTTTCGCTAAGTCTTATTTTGTAATTCCCTATGAAAATATATTAGAGGCTCTTCCTAAGATATATGTTGATTTAAAGAATCAGTATCATTATTTTAAAGAGAATGGTAAGTTTGTTGAGGCTGAAAGACTTAAGCAAAAGGTAGAATATGATATTGAGATGTTAAGAGAGACTGGAACGTGTCAAGGTATAGAGAATTACACTAAATATTTTAGTGAAAATGAAATAGAGAGACCCAATTGTCTTTTTGATTTTTTTCCTAAGGATTATTTGCTTTTTATTGACGAATCTCATGTTACTTTACCACAACTTAGAGGAATGTATAGTGGGGATTATTCAAGAAAATTAAATCTTGTAAATTTTGGATTTAGGCTTCCATCGGCACTTGAAAATAGACCTCTTAAGTACCATGAGTTTGAATCTCTTATTAATCAGACTGTCTTTATTTCAGCGACTCCTGGGCTTGAAGAGCGTAAAAAGAGTAGTGTTATTGTTGAACAGATAATTCGTCCAACAGGTCTTGTTGACCCAGAAATCATCCTTAGAGATTCTGATGGGCAAATGGAAGATCTTTATAATGAAATTCAAAAAAGAGTAGCCTTGAATGAAAAAGTTTTAATTACAGTTTTGACTAAAAAAATGGCTGAGGATTTAACAGAATACTTGTTAGGTCTTGATGTGAAGGCTAGATATTTGCACGCAGAACTTAATACTATTGAGAGGGTAGATGTTATTACGTCTCTTAGAAAATCGGAGATTGATGTTATTGTGGGGATTAATTTGCTAAGGGAGGGCTTAGATATTCCTGAAGTTTCTCTTGTTGCTATACTAGATGCTGATAAGATAGGATTTTTAAGATCTACTACTTCGCTAGTGCAAATGATTGGCCGAGCGGCGAGAAACTCAAATGGTTGTGTTATAATGTATTATAATCTAATAAGTTTTTCAATGCATGATGCCATTGACGAAACTAATAGAAGACGAAATATTCAAATTGACTACAATGAAAAAAATAATATTACTCCAAGAACTATTATTAAAAAAGTACAAAATATTTTAGAAAAAGAATTGAGAAATAAAACTGTTAATTATGATGTTGAAAGAATTATTTCGGATGAAAAATTGCCCAAGAAAAATCTTATCAATAGACTTAAGTTTAAGCTTGAAGAGGCAGTTAGTGATGAAAGATTTGAGGATGCTATTTTTTTAAGAGATAAAATAAAAGAACTTGTTAAAGGGCGCAATTTGTAG